The following are encoded in a window of Chryseobacterium sp. genomic DNA:
- a CDS encoding L-serine ammonia-lyase — protein sequence MQSISVFEIIKVGIGPSSSHTMGPWNAAENFLKQIRIDYSLTDVVEVFVEFFGSLAKTGIGHGTDIAGMLGLSGEDYQKIDTTSITEKIDRIRTEELLHLGGEKPVPFVYGRHLILNMKKSLDFHPNGMIFRAVFADGSELVQDYYSVGGGFIATRNENSMEKSCIRTLYPCHSGADVLKNIQKLGLSRVSDLVLLNEESWRNREETADNALYIWDQICECIYKGVNREGVLPGGLKVSRRAAALNRKLLDGLQYNSQEEWLDYVKSADGSFTTINKWVSCFALAVNEENAGFGRIITAPTNGASGVIPAVLMYSQAFTKHNTEEDIIRFILVAGEIGTLFKKNATISAAMGGCQAEVGVSSAMAAAGLTEIMGGTPEQVLMAAEIAMEHHLGLTCDPVAGLVQIPCIERNSMGAIKAITAANIAIESDPSKARVTLDEVIQSMWETAQSMNDRFKETSEGGLAIAVNVAEC from the coding sequence ATGCAGTCAATATCAGTTTTTGAGATTATTAAAGTGGGTATCGGTCCCTCCAGCTCGCACACCATGGGACCGTGGAACGCGGCTGAAAATTTCCTTAAACAAATCCGTATTGATTACAGCCTGACCGATGTGGTTGAGGTTTTTGTTGAGTTCTTTGGCTCCCTGGCGAAGACGGGTATCGGCCATGGTACGGACATCGCCGGCATGCTGGGCCTTTCCGGTGAAGATTATCAGAAAATTGACACCACTTCCATCACCGAAAAGATCGACAGGATCCGTACTGAAGAGCTGCTCCATCTGGGTGGTGAAAAACCGGTTCCTTTTGTGTACGGCAGGCATCTGATCCTGAATATGAAAAAATCTCTTGATTTTCATCCCAACGGAATGATTTTCCGGGCCGTATTTGCCGACGGATCCGAACTCGTACAGGACTATTATTCTGTTGGGGGAGGTTTTATAGCGACCCGCAATGAGAACTCCATGGAAAAGAGCTGCATCCGGACACTGTATCCATGCCACAGCGGCGCGGATGTCCTGAAAAATATTCAGAAACTTGGTCTTAGCCGGGTTTCAGACCTCGTTCTATTAAATGAAGAATCGTGGCGAAACCGTGAGGAAACAGCGGATAATGCCCTGTATATCTGGGATCAGATATGCGAATGCATCTATAAGGGAGTGAACAGGGAAGGAGTACTTCCCGGCGGTCTGAAGGTTTCCCGACGTGCCGCGGCTCTTAACCGTAAGCTGTTGGACGGTCTGCAGTATAACAGTCAGGAGGAATGGTTGGATTATGTAAAAAGTGCTGACGGCAGCTTTACGACGATCAATAAATGGGTCTCCTGTTTTGCTCTGGCTGTAAATGAGGAAAATGCCGGCTTTGGACGTATCATTACCGCACCTACCAACGGCGCCAGTGGCGTTATTCCGGCTGTTCTGATGTATTCCCAGGCTTTCACCAAGCATAATACCGAAGAAGATATCATAAGGTTTATCCTGGTGGCGGGTGAAATTGGAACTCTCTTTAAAAAGAATGCTACCATATCTGCCGCGATGGGAGGCTGTCAGGCAGAGGTAGGCGTATCATCGGCGATGGCGGCGGCCGGCCTCACTGAAATCATGGGAGGTACACCGGAACAGGTGCTTATGGCTGCGGAGATTGCCATGGAACATCATCTGGGTTTAACCTGTGATCCTGTTGCCGGCCTGGTACAGATTCCGTGTATAGAGAGAAATTCAATGGGCGCCATAAAGGCCATTACAGCAGCAAATATTGCAATCGAGTCGGATCCTTCCAAAGCCCGGGTTACCCTGGATGAGGTAATTCAGAGTATGTGGGAAACTGCTCAAAGCATGAACGACAGGTTTAAGGAAACGTCCGAGGGCGGATTGGCAATTGCTGTGAATGTGGCAGAGTGTTAG
- a CDS encoding alpha/beta hydrolase: MERSKLYIVSGLGADFKVLQLLRFPDHLEIVFLDWLIPEEDESFESYVQRMAAGVDVSEPFYLLGYSFGGILVQEINRLKPAKRVVILGSIKSSDEKSGLIRFGKLSRIPQNLPRRFYNGGTIKLYSYFRKLFDRKNPRILQYFTVRDAYYLKWCVAKIVEWQAPENPDVVQILGDKDIVFPLKNSKPDYVIRGGTHLFPATRHKEVSQILAKIFAEKSSFSEENEQKHK; encoded by the coding sequence ATGGAACGTAGCAAACTATATATTGTAAGCGGCCTGGGCGCAGATTTTAAAGTACTGCAGCTCCTTCGGTTTCCGGATCATCTGGAAATTGTCTTTCTGGACTGGCTGATACCGGAGGAGGATGAGTCTTTTGAAAGTTATGTACAGAGGATGGCCGCCGGGGTGGACGTGTCGGAGCCGTTCTACCTGCTGGGTTACAGTTTCGGGGGAATCCTTGTTCAGGAGATAAACAGGCTGAAACCTGCAAAGCGGGTGGTGATACTGGGAAGCATAAAATCATCTGACGAAAAATCCGGACTGATCCGCTTTGGCAAACTGAGCCGAATACCGCAAAATTTACCAAGGCGTTTTTACAACGGTGGAACCATAAAACTGTATTCATATTTCCGGAAACTGTTCGACAGAAAAAATCCCCGCATCCTTCAGTATTTTACAGTAAGGGACGCTTACTATCTGAAATGGTGTGTGGCAAAAATTGTGGAATGGCAGGCACCTGAGAACCCTGATGTTGTGCAGATTCTGGGAGACAAGGACATCGTTTTCCCATTGAAAAATTCAAAGCCTGATTACGTCATTCGCGGTGGGACGCATTTGTTTCCTGCTACCAGACATAAGGAAGTTTCGCAGATACTTGCTAAGATTTTTGCAGAAAAAAGCTCATTTTCGGAGGAAAATGAGCAAAAACACAAATGA
- a CDS encoding YceI family protein, whose protein sequence is MRKLFLLTLMLFSVLVLAQKRKSKGVQISKVQTSDIRWWGYKVVKSEATTHSGFVKLKSGKFIFEDKLLTGGEFVLDMRSLANTDLTGEDQEKLTNHLKSSDFFDVKKHPTAKFIITKILPSKNTEYNYLVYGNLTLKGTRKTISFPAKIRTNDRFVEFESAKFSLNRQDYKAFYKSSIRDYLIKDQIDVQIKLTAN, encoded by the coding sequence ATGAGAAAATTATTTTTACTGACGTTAATGTTATTCAGCGTTCTTGTACTGGCACAAAAAAGAAAATCAAAAGGTGTACAGATTTCCAAAGTTCAGACCTCCGATATCCGGTGGTGGGGTTACAAGGTGGTTAAATCTGAGGCTACCACGCATTCAGGTTTTGTGAAACTGAAAAGCGGAAAATTTATTTTTGAAGACAAATTACTTACTGGCGGTGAGTTTGTTCTGGACATGAGAAGTCTTGCAAATACAGACTTAACGGGTGAAGATCAGGAGAAGCTTACCAATCACCTGAAAAGTTCCGATTTCTTTGATGTAAAAAAACATCCAACCGCTAAATTCATCATTACAAAGATTCTTCCTTCCAAAAATACCGAGTATAACTATTTGGTTTACGGCAATCTGACGCTGAAGGGAACACGCAAAACCATATCATTCCCGGCCAAGATCCGTACAAATGACCGTTTTGTAGAGTTTGAGTCGGCTAAGTTTTCACTTAACCGCCAGGATTATAAAGCTTTTTATAAATCTTCAATCCGCGACTATCTTATTAAAGATCAGATTGATGTTCAGATTAAGCTGACGGCCAATTAA
- a CDS encoding glucokinase, whose translation MKSSNNQGISILSADVREKETVVALYRTEGEKAVLTAENTYATIEFNSFSEIVNRFLQENELSDIERLAVGVPGPVINNQGISARLPWILDHDEIRERTGIRDVFLINDLEATAYGLADLSPSCLMKIFKSDVLTTGNVAILAPGSGLGEAGLFYDGECLRPFATEGGHSEFSPRTNVEVEFYQFLNKIYGIVSWENVLSKNGLFNIYRFLRDEKRHPQSEKLLERLRSDRDFATVLYESAVEDNEQISRIALNTYLEFLAREANSLVLKLKATGGLLIGGELPLLFKDYIDKDRLYQKFMISDKMERVLKDIPIYMILSEKMVLTGGAYYAAFSKE comes from the coding sequence ATGAAGAGCAGCAATAATCAGGGAATCAGTATCCTCTCCGCCGATGTGCGTGAAAAAGAAACCGTGGTTGCGCTGTACCGCACCGAGGGTGAGAAAGCTGTTCTGACGGCTGAAAACACCTATGCAACAATAGAATTTAATTCATTTTCAGAAATCGTTAATCGCTTTCTGCAGGAAAATGAACTTTCAGATATTGAGCGGCTGGCTGTGGGAGTGCCGGGACCTGTAATTAATAATCAGGGTATATCTGCCAGGCTCCCGTGGATTCTTGATCACGACGAAATCCGGGAAAGGACAGGAATACGTGATGTTTTCCTTATAAATGACCTGGAGGCCACCGCATATGGGTTGGCTGATCTTTCGCCTTCATGCCTGATGAAAATCTTTAAATCAGACGTACTCACCACCGGAAATGTGGCCATCCTGGCACCGGGAAGCGGTCTCGGTGAGGCGGGACTCTTTTATGACGGTGAATGTTTGAGGCCTTTTGCAACAGAGGGTGGTCATTCAGAATTTTCGCCAAGAACCAATGTTGAGGTCGAATTTTATCAGTTCCTGAACAAGATTTACGGAATAGTCAGCTGGGAGAATGTCCTCAGCAAAAACGGACTCTTCAATATCTACCGATTTTTACGGGATGAAAAAAGACATCCTCAATCTGAAAAACTACTGGAGCGGCTACGAAGTGACAGGGATTTTGCAACGGTACTTTATGAATCGGCCGTGGAAGATAATGAGCAGATTTCAAGAATTGCACTGAATACCTACCTGGAATTCCTCGCCCGCGAGGCCAACAGTCTCGTGCTTAAACTTAAAGCTACCGGTGGCCTGCTGATTGGAGGCGAACTTCCATTGCTGTTTAAGGATTATATTGACAAAGACCGCCTTTACCAGAAATTTATGATCAGCGACAAGATGGAGCGGGTGCTGAAAGACATACCGATCTATATGATCCTAAGTGAAAAAATGGTGCTTACCGGCGGTGCCTATTATGCTGCTTTTTCCAAAGAATAA
- a CDS encoding formate--tetrahydrofolate ligase translates to MSFPTDLEIAQNADIRHIREIAAKIGIAEDDLEYYGKYKAKIPLSYIDGEKVHNSKLILVSAINPTPAGEGKTTVSVGLCDGLNRIGKKTVAVLREPSLGPVFGMKGGAAGGGYAQVIPMVDINLHFTGDFSAIEKANNLLAALIDNNIQNKKFSLNIDPRTIVWKRVMDMNDRALRNIIVGLGGTSSGVPREDGFNITPASEVMAILCMSENFADLKNRLGNIFIGYTFDKKPVYARDLKAEAAMAILLRDAIKPNLVQTLEGNPAILHGGPFANIAQGTNTIIATKTAMSLAEYTVTEAGFGADLGAEKFLHIKCRSAGIKPAAMVIVTTVRALRYHGGAKKGFYENPDLSAVQLGIANLKKHIENYTKLQLKPVVAINHFATDSADEIQFIQDECAKMGVKAIVAYEFNQGGAGMTELAQEVVNAAENYSNDFRPLYSADEKVEDKIDRIAREIYGADGVEYSAKAKNDLKVICDLGLDNLPVCMAKTQKSLSDNERKIGRPTGFKINVREFEFAAGAGFIIPILGDMMRMPGLPNVPASEAMDIDEFGNISGLS, encoded by the coding sequence ATGAGCTTCCCTACAGATTTAGAAATTGCCCAGAATGCAGACATCCGGCACATCAGAGAAATCGCTGCGAAAATTGGAATTGCAGAAGATGACCTGGAGTATTACGGAAAATACAAAGCAAAAATACCACTGTCTTATATTGATGGGGAAAAAGTTCATAACTCCAAACTTATCCTGGTTTCAGCTATTAATCCGACGCCTGCCGGTGAGGGAAAAACCACTGTTTCCGTAGGTTTGTGCGATGGCCTGAACAGAATCGGAAAAAAGACTGTTGCGGTGCTTCGTGAACCTTCTTTAGGTCCTGTCTTCGGAATGAAGGGTGGGGCAGCCGGAGGTGGATATGCCCAGGTAATCCCCATGGTAGATATTAACCTGCATTTTACAGGTGATTTTTCGGCTATTGAAAAAGCCAATAATCTGCTGGCCGCACTTATCGACAATAATATACAGAATAAAAAGTTCTCTCTCAATATCGACCCGCGTACTATTGTCTGGAAGCGGGTTATGGATATGAACGACCGTGCGCTCCGTAATATCATTGTAGGTTTGGGTGGCACATCCAGTGGAGTCCCGCGCGAAGACGGATTCAATATTACACCGGCTTCCGAGGTAATGGCTATTCTGTGTATGAGCGAAAATTTCGCGGACCTGAAAAACCGACTCGGAAATATTTTCATAGGCTATACTTTTGACAAAAAACCTGTTTACGCCAGGGACCTTAAAGCTGAAGCGGCTATGGCCATCCTTCTGCGTGACGCAATCAAGCCTAATCTGGTGCAGACGCTGGAAGGAAATCCTGCCATCCTGCACGGCGGCCCCTTTGCCAATATAGCTCAGGGAACCAATACCATAATCGCTACAAAAACCGCCATGTCGCTTGCAGAATACACTGTGACTGAAGCCGGTTTCGGCGCTGACCTTGGTGCTGAGAAGTTTCTCCATATCAAATGCCGTTCGGCAGGAATTAAGCCTGCAGCCATGGTGATCGTGACAACTGTGCGTGCCCTGCGGTATCATGGCGGAGCGAAGAAAGGTTTTTATGAGAATCCGGATCTCTCGGCCGTGCAGTTAGGAATTGCGAACCTCAAGAAACATATTGAGAATTACACCAAACTTCAGCTGAAACCCGTGGTGGCCATCAACCATTTTGCGACCGATTCAGCAGACGAAATACAATTTATTCAGGACGAATGCGCTAAAATGGGCGTAAAGGCGATCGTTGCTTACGAATTCAATCAGGGTGGCGCAGGAATGACTGAGCTGGCACAGGAGGTGGTGAATGCGGCCGAAAACTACAGCAATGATTTCCGCCCGCTTTATAGTGCAGATGAAAAGGTTGAAGATAAAATAGACCGCATAGCACGCGAGATCTACGGTGCGGATGGTGTGGAATATTCGGCGAAAGCAAAAAACGACCTTAAAGTGATTTGCGACCTTGGCTTGGATAATCTGCCTGTCTGTATGGCCAAAACTCAAAAATCACTGTCGGATAACGAACGGAAGATTGGCCGGCCAACAGGATTTAAAATCAATGTCCGTGAATTTGAATTCGCTGCAGGCGCGGGATTTATCATTCCCATATTGGGTGATATGATGCGTATGCCGGGCTTACCGAATGTTCCCGCCTCCGAAGCTATGGATATCGATGAGTTTGGAAATATCAGCGGGCTAAGTTAG
- a CDS encoding HopJ type III effector protein has translation MLLQHLKTSPETIAFKDVIAYIDEHYAFVPTSLTNGNIVNEAGENNGSCKVFSFAKLKGLNEEDTLALFGDFYRTDVLKNPEGSDHQNIRNFMQYGWHGIAFEGKALTEKE, from the coding sequence ATGCTTCTACAACACCTCAAAACCTCCCCAGAAACCATCGCCTTTAAAGACGTCATCGCCTACATTGATGAACATTACGCTTTCGTGCCAACCAGCCTCACCAACGGCAATATAGTGAATGAAGCGGGCGAAAATAACGGCTCGTGTAAGGTGTTCAGTTTTGCAAAGCTGAAGGGACTTAACGAAGAGGATACGCTGGCGCTGTTCGGCGATTTCTACAGGACGGATGTGCTGAAAAATCCTGAGGGCAGCGACCACCAGAACATTCGCAACTTTATGCAATATGGCTGGCACGGAATTGCTTTCGAGGGCAAGGCGCTGACGGAAAAGGAGTAA